A window of Rhizobium sp. CC-YZS058 genomic DNA:
CTACGACCGGGACGCCGTGATCGGACGTCCGCTCATCAACTTCATGACGGAGGAATCTGCGCGCCAGCGCCTAGCCGACTGGAAGACCCTGCTCTCGGCGGATGAGACCCACGAGCGGGAATACAGATTGGTCACGCGGGAGGGTGAGATCATCGACGTGGTCTCGACGTCTCGGGTCGAGCGTGACGAGGATGGAAACGTTCTCAGAGCGGTTGGCGGCTTGGTGGACGAGACGGCGAGGAAGAGTGCCGAAGCCTCGCTCAGGCAGGCGCAGAAGATGGAGGCCGTGGGGCAATTGACCGGCGGCATCGCCCATGACTTCAACAATGTCCTGGCGGTCGTCCTTGGAAGTCTCGAAATGCTGCGCAAGCGTGTCTCTTCCGACGATCGGGCTCTGCGGATGGTCGACAACGCCATGGAAGGGGCCAAGCGGGGAGCGGCTCTGACGCAACGGATGATGTCCTTCGCGCGACGTCAGGACCTGAACCCGCAACCGATCGATATCCGGATGCTGGTGGATGGGATGAAGGAGATGATCTCGCGGTCGCTCGGCCCCCGTATCGCACTGAACCTCGAACTGCCCCCCGGACTCCCATCCGTACAAGCCGATCCCAACCAGTTGGAGATGGCGCTTCTCAACCTCGCCGTGAACGCTCGGGATGCCATGGAGGAAGGCGATATACGGATCGTAGCAGACCGTCCGGAGTCGCCGCCGGGTACGCCCGTCGAGGAGCGCTTCGTGCGCGTGAGTGTCATCGACAATGGAACCGGAATGGACGAGGCGACGCTCGCGCGGGCACGCGAGCCATTCTTCACCACGAAGGGGGTCGGCCGAGGCACCGGCCTCGGGCTAGCCATGGTGAGCGGCTTCGCCGAACAGTCCGGCGGCTTTCTCGAGATCACGAGCCGGAAGGGACAGGGCACGCGCGTGGATATCTGGCTCCCGGTTTCGGATGCCGCGGACGTCGTCATTGAAAGCGGCCCCCGCGAGACTCGCTCGATACCCACCCGTCCCCTACAGCACGTGGTTGTCCTCGTCGTCGATGACGAGCCGCTGATCCTGATGAGTACGGAAGACGTCCTGCTGGAAGCCGGAGCCAAGGTCCATTCCGCCACAAACGGCGTGGAGGCGCTGGAGGTCGTGCGCCGTCATCCCGAGATCGGTTGCCTTCTCACCGACTACGCGATGCCCGGCATGACAGGGGCTCAGCTTGCTGCGGCCGTCCGTGTCAGCCATCCCAACATGCCCATCATCGTCGCGTCGGGATATGCGGAGTTTCCGGAAGAAATCGCGCAGTATCCCCGGCTTCAGAAACCCTTCGCCGCCGAAGCGCTCGTCAGCGCCGTGACGGCGGAGATCGCACCGCGCACCGCAGACGTCATCCGGTTCCCATCCGGTTGACGCCCCGCCGGCACCCGCATCGAGTTTTCCGTGCAATGAGAACATTCGCTAAAACGGGGACGAAGTCCTTTAGTCCCTGCAGACAGGAACTCGATCGTAGACAGCTCGGCGGTCCAGGTCGAAACCCAACAACTCCGAGCCCCGATCGTCTCGGATTCGCCTTTGCCGCCTTTGTCGATGTTGGCGTATGGTTCGGGAAACTCCTGATGAACACGGCCAGTCACGAGGTCGATCCCGGCGAAGCCGGAACCGGCCGACAGGGACCCTTGCTATGTGGCGCGTCGTCCTTGCCCTTCCTTCAACGCTCCCACGGCGGAACAAACCGACGGTCCTGATAGTCTGCGAGAGGCCCCTCATGAAGCGGCCGGAGCCACGTTTCCGACTTGAAGAAAGCAACCGCTGAAAGATGATCTCCTCCCGCAAGTGGCACGACATCCACACGGGACCGGAAGCTTCCGGCTTCGCCGACGGCCTCCAGCTCGTCCAGCACGGGAAGACGCCCGTCGTCGATCTCGTAGAGCTCGCCCCTAACGCGCAGCCCTTCTCCCGGCCGGTCCAGCATCATCGGCCCGAAGAAGCTTCCTGCGATAAAGAGCGGATAAGGCTGCACGGTCTGGACCTCACCGATGTAGCGCGCGTTCTCAAGACCCTTGTCGTGAAGCGGAAAGTCCTGCTTCAGCGTTCCGTAAATGAAGACTTTCAATTCTGCTTCCTGTGTTCCCAAAATGAGCTGGGGCGGTTCTCGACGTCCTGAGATTGGCGGTTTTACCAACCAAGTCGCACCCCAGCTCTCGCGCCTTCCTGTTCAGCGATCTTTTACTATGACGGGCGACGATCGTTCCGTCGGTTCAAGACGAGGCACATGCGAAAGATCGAGATCGTCGACGAGTTGTGGATTCGGTTTCCGGGTCGTGTCACGGTCTTCGACAGCGGAGCCGAGGTGGGGATGGCCCGCGTGCTGATGGCTTAGCGCGCGCCCTTCTTCCAGCGTACGCTTTCCGTTGACGCCGTAAGGACGTTACGCCCGCTCGCCGACAAGTTCAACTACAGGCTGACTGGCCGCGCGTCGACCTCTCGAAGCCGATGGCGAGGACGTCATCCCGGTCGTCGGAGAAGAACGTCGCGTCGGCAAGCGCGACCTCAACAACGGCCGCGTTCGCGTTCGTCGATCGGACCATCGAGGCCGAGGAGCATTGCGAGGAAGCTGCAATCAACAAGGAAGCCCGCGTCGTCGGGGAGATCGAGCTGAGAAAGACCGCAACAGAGCGCGAGGAGACGATGTCTGACACGGTCCGCAAGTCCGAAGTCGAAGTCGAGGACAACCGCGACCTGGAGGAGAAGCGCTTCCTCCGCGACCAAAGGCTTTTACCGACTGATGCATCGGCGGCGACGGAAGGGTCTGCCGCCAATGCCGTTTCGCACCGTCAGTCGCGCCGGCTGATCATCGACGGTCTTTGACATCGCTGTAGGCCTGACATCTGGGAGTTCCCCTCCCTGCGGTGCGCCCAGTTTGACCAAGATGCCTAGCCGGCAGCAGGCGGCAGTTTGTCACACTGCTTGCCTTCCACCCGCCCCATCATCGACTTGCCGGCTTGGGGATGCATTGTGTTTTGCGGAGGCATCAGCGGGCTCAGGGTGCGGTGAGCCGTCCGGCGGCAAAGTCGCGCGCGAGCGCGATGAAGGCCTGGAAGGCCGCGGAGGCGTTGCGGCGACTGGGATAATAGAGGCACAGCGGTGCGAGCGGCGGCGTCCAGTCCTCCAGAATGCGGATAAGCCGTCCCGCCGCAATGTCGTCGCGGATATCGGTCTCCATGAAATAGCCGATCCCCACGCTGTTGATGACCGCGATCCGGGCCAGGGAGGCTTCGTCGAGGGTGACCGGGCCTTCGACGTCGATCTGCAACGCCTCGCCGCCCTTCTCGAAGCGCCAGCGAAACAGGGCGCCGTTCGGGAGCCTTACGCGAATGCATGGGTGGCTGAGCAGCTCCTGCGGCACGTGCGGGATAGTCCTGCCCTGGAAGAAGGCAGGCGAAGCGGCAACCGCCATGCGGCGCATCTGGCCCAGCGGTATGGCGATGGCGTCGCTCGGCACCAGATCTGCGCTGCGCACGCCGAGATCAAAGCCGGCCGCCACGACATCGACCAGCCGCCCTTCGGTAACGATGTCGATATGAACCTGCGGATAGCGCTGCATGTAGGTGAGGACCAGGGGCGCCATGATCTCGCGCGCCGCCGTCGCGAAGGCATTGATGCGCAGGGTGCCGGAGGGCGTTTCCTGCTGGGCGCGCGCGGTGTTCATCGCCTTCTGGATGCCTTCGAGCGATGGCGTGATCTGGGCGACGAAGATCCGCCCCGCATGGGTGAGCGAGACGCTGCGCGTCGTGCGGTTGAACAATCGAACGGCAAGCTCCCGCTCGAGCTTGGCCACCGCATTGCTGATGGCCGTGGTCGACATGCCGAGATCGAGCGCCGCTGCCCGGAACGAGCCGCACCGGACGATGGCCAGAACCGCTTCCAGCTCGATGAGCGAATGGCGAGCCATTATCCCGATCTCCGTGACGCGCTATGCCGCTTTGTGCCGATTATCGGGCGTGCCGTCTATGGTTATCTTCAACTCGCACCATTGAGGAGATAACCATGTCCATGCAGCTACCCAAGCCCATTGCCGACTATATCGAGGCGAACGCCCGTCTCGATCTGGACGGCATGGTGGCGTTCTTTTCGCCCGATGCCGTCTTTATCGACAATGGCAAGTCCTTCGAGGGGCAGGAGGCCATCCGGCACCTGTTCGAGAATGAGGTGATCGCCGTCAAGGCGATCTTCGTGCCCGACACCGTTCGGGAAGAGGGAGGCAATGTCATCGTCGAAGGTCCCGCTCGCGGTGATTTCCCCGGCAGCCCGCTGCGGTTCACCTATCGCTTCACCCTTTCGAACGGCGCCATCGAGACCTTGGAGGTGAGGCTATGACCATCAAGGCCGATCCTGCAGAGTTCGCCGGCAAGCGCGTGCTCGTCAGCGGCGGCACGAAGGGCTTGGGCCGCGCAACGGTCGAGCGCTTCCTGGCCGGAGGCGCCCGGATTATCACGGCCGCCCGCGCGACCAACAGCCCCATCGAGGGCGTCGATTATATCGAGGCGGATCTGGCGACGGCCGCGGGCAGCGAAGCGCTCGCCAAGGCGGCCCTGGAGCGGCTGGGCGGCATCGACATCCTCGCCCATGTGATCGGCGGCTCGAAGTCGCCGGCGGGCGGGTTTGCCGCGCTGACCGACGACCACTGGTTCGCCGAACTGAACCTCAACCTGTTGGCGGCCGTCCGGCTCGATCGCCTGTTGATCCCGCAGATGATCGAGCGCGGCAGGGGCACGGTGGTCCATGTCACCTCCATCCAGTCCGTTCTGCCGCTGCCCGACTCCACCACGGCCTATGCGGCTGCGAAAGCGGCGCTGCGAACCTACAGCAAGTCGATATCGAAGGAGCTCGGCCAGAAGGGCGTGCGCGTGAACTCTGTCTCGCCGGGATGGATCATGACCCAAGCGGCAGGAGACTTTGTCGAACGGCTTCAGGCCGCCAATGGCGGGACGATCGAGGACGCGCGCCAGTCCGTGCTCGATGCCCTTGGCGGGATCCCGATCGGGCGGGGCGCCGAGCCCGAAGAGGTGGCCGACCTGATCGCCTACCTCGCTTCCGACCGTGCCGCCGCGATCCACGGCGCCGAGTTCGTCATCGATGGGGGGACGATCCGCACCGTTTGACGAGGCCTTCGGCACCCGCCCTCTCGCCCAGAGAGGCGATGCCGGAAAAAAGGCTGCGCGCGCCGGCATACCCCTATGCCAGATCAGGTCCGGACAGCGATGATCTAACGCCTCTCCGCATCGTCATGCTGCCGGTCATCATCTTCGGCCGGCGGTTGATGACGCCGGTTGCCAAGGGGACAGATCTTGCCCGAACGACCCCATCATCGGCGCGCTCCGTGAACCCGCTGCCGCAAAGAGCCAAGTCCGAATCTTGGTGCAATGAAGATAGGCTCCAAAGGCGATGGCTTACCCTTCGTTCGTTGGAGGAGATCGACCTTGCTGATACCGTTTGGAAAAAGCGCCTGGTTTTGCGACAGGAGAACTCTGTGCGGGCGGCTGCTGGCATCGTGGAACACGGTGACCTTAAGATAAGACCGGCCAGATAGAGGACCCGGCAATCAGGCTCGAAGTGAGGGCCCGCGCCTCAAGCTCCTCCCAGGCGTCGGCATGAACGGCGCCCAACGCATTGCCACCCGAAAGGCAAAGCCAAAGCGAGGGGTCCGCTCCTCCTGCGTCCCGTCGTATGGTTTGTTGATCAATGGACAGCCCTGTCACGCGTGTTGCTCCTGCAAACTGGACATGCCACCGGCAGTTCCTCGCGTGGACCGGGCTCAGTCAGATTTGCTGTCATGCAGGCCAGGCGCCATCACGGAGCCGACTGCTCGCGACCGTTCCCGTCCAAACGCAGAGCCCGCCGCCAGGAGGTTGCCGCCTTCCCCCGGGGCGTGGTGCCACCCCTGCGGCGTACGCCTCTCCGGTTTCTCGACCGTCGGCCATTGAGGGGGTGTCCACGCATGGCGGTTGGGGGGGGCGCCCGGTCGCCCCGATCACCGGACACGGCAAGGGAGTCATCAGTGTCTTCGAAAGTCGAGTGCGTACGCGGTAGTGTCTTGGCGATGCGGACGCTGCATGAACAGGACCGGAGGATCGCGCCTCCGGTCCTGTTGGCGATCAGCGACCGGCAGCCTGTGCTGCGTACATGTAGCTGTCATAGCTGTATTCGGCGACGCGGAACCATTCGAAGCTCTCGTCGCGGAATTTCTTCCAGCCCGGATAGATCTTGGCCCAGGTCGGATGCTGCTGGCTGTATTCGGCATAAAGCTCGAACGACGCCTTGTAGGCTGCGTCCATCACATCGCGCGGAAGCGGGCGCAGCTGTACGCCCTTGGCCACGAGCGAGCGGATGGCGGAGGTGTTCTTGACGTCGTAGAGCGCCTGCATGTTGATATTGGCCGCCTTGCAGGCGGTGTCCAGCGCCACCTTGTAGGTGTCGGGCAGGCCGGCATATTGCGCCTGGTTGATGAAGAAGTGGATCGTCAGCCCGCCTTCCCAATAGGCCGGGTAGTAATAGTTCTTGGCGATCTGGTAGAAGCCCAGCTTCTCGTCGTCATAGGGGCCGATCCACTCGGCGGCGTCGATGGTGCCGCGCTCGAGCGCGGGGTAGATATCGCCGCCGGGCAGCTGCTGCGGCACGACGCCGAGGCGGGACATGACCTGGCCGGCCACGCCGGCAATGCGCATCTTGACGCCGTTCAGATCGGCGAGGCTGTTGATCTCCTTGCGGAACCAGCCGCCCATCTGCGCGCCCGTCGCGCCGCCCGGAATGCCGATGACGCCGTAGTTCGACAGGAACTCGTTGTAGGCCTCGTTGCCGCCGCCGTGATACAGCCAGGCATTCTGCTGGCGGCCGTTGAGACCGAAGGGAATGGTCGAGCCGATCGCGAATGTCGGATCCTTGCCGGTGAAATAATAGCCGCAGGTATGGGCGATCTCGACGGTGTTCTCCCGCACCGCATCGATCGCCTGCGCGCCCGGCAGCAGCTCGCCGGCCTGGAACACCTGGATCTGGAACTTGCCCTCGGTGATCTTGTTCAGCGCATCCGCCATGACGACCGCGCCGCCATAGATGGTGTCGAGATTGTTCGGGAAACCCGAGGTCAGGCGCCAGCGCAGAGTGGGCAGGCTCTGGGCAATGGCCGGCGCAGCCAGCGTCGAGCCGGCCGCTGCGGCCGCACCGGCCAGCGCCCCTTTCGTCATGAAGCCACGACGGCTTACATCCTTGGTCATCTTTGTCCTCCTCGGTGATCGTCTTGCGGTCGATCAGATCGCCGCGTCTTCAAGGGTTCGAGCTCGGCGGAGTGCCGAAACTCGGTGTCGGGGAATCGAAGCTCGGCTGCGCCGGCTGCGGGGCGTCGGATGGCGGTGCGCCGAAACTGGGCGGCGGCGGTGCGCCGAAGCTCGGTGGCGACGGCACGCCGGAGGCGTCCGGTGCGGCGAACGGGTTCATGCCGCCTGCGCCCGGCATCGGAATGTTGATCTGGATCGAGTTCGGATCGACGTCGGACGAACCGGACTTGTAATGCGTGACGAGCCCGGGAAAGAGGAT
This region includes:
- a CDS encoding MHYT domain-containing protein — translated: MAASYTSLDIAARIGEASSRLGSRAWLAAAAICMGGGIWSMHFVAMLAYSVPDMTVAYDPFLTVLSLLIAVAVTGGGFAVVSRPQAGTAALLLSGLFMGIGILAMHYVGMAAMRMHATPSYEAAWVALSVFIAIGASISALWLAFRGGGFVRKSQAAAAMGLAVSGMHFAGMQAASFGIHATVAEEAAPATVDQGTLALAVASITFLILVAAIVAAMFDRRFAALVTREALALKRSEEQFRLLYRRTPLPLHSLDVEGRIEEVSDAWLALMHYDRDAVIGRPLINFMTEESARQRLADWKTLLSADETHEREYRLVTREGEIIDVVSTSRVERDEDGNVLRAVGGLVDETARKSAEASLRQAQKMEAVGQLTGGIAHDFNNVLAVVLGSLEMLRKRVSSDDRALRMVDNAMEGAKRGAALTQRMMSFARRQDLNPQPIDIRMLVDGMKEMISRSLGPRIALNLELPPGLPSVQADPNQLEMALLNLAVNARDAMEEGDIRIVADRPESPPGTPVEERFVRVSVIDNGTGMDEATLARAREPFFTTKGVGRGTGLGLAMVSGFAEQSGGFLEITSRKGQGTRVDIWLPVSDAADVVIESGPRETRSIPTRPLQHVVVLVVDDEPLILMSTEDVLLEAGAKVHSATNGVEALEVVRRHPEIGCLLTDYAMPGMTGAQLAAAVRVSHPNMPIIVASGYAEFPEEIAQYPRLQKPFAAEALVSAVTAEIAPRTADVIRFPSG
- a CDS encoding gamma-glutamylcyclotransferase family protein — translated: MKVFIYGTLKQDFPLHDKGLENARYIGEVQTVQPYPLFIAGSFFGPMMLDRPGEGLRVRGELYEIDDGRLPVLDELEAVGEAGSFRSRVDVVPLAGGDHLSAVAFFKSETWLRPLHEGPLADYQDRRFVPPWER
- a CDS encoding DUF2382 domain-containing protein, which encodes MARTSSRSSEKNVASASATSTTAAFAFVDRTIEAEEHCEEAAINKEARVVGEIELRKTATEREETMSDTVRKSEVEVEDNRDLEEKRFLRDQRLLPTDASAATEGSAANAVSHRQSRRLIIDGL
- a CDS encoding LysR family transcriptional regulator, with the protein product MARHSLIELEAVLAIVRCGSFRAAALDLGMSTTAISNAVAKLERELAVRLFNRTTRSVSLTHAGRIFVAQITPSLEGIQKAMNTARAQQETPSGTLRINAFATAAREIMAPLVLTYMQRYPQVHIDIVTEGRLVDVVAAGFDLGVRSADLVPSDAIAIPLGQMRRMAVAASPAFFQGRTIPHVPQELLSHPCIRVRLPNGALFRWRFEKGGEALQIDVEGPVTLDEASLARIAVINSVGIGYFMETDIRDDIAAGRLIRILEDWTPPLAPLCLYYPSRRNASAAFQAFIALARDFAAGRLTAP
- a CDS encoding nuclear transport factor 2 family protein yields the protein MSMQLPKPIADYIEANARLDLDGMVAFFSPDAVFIDNGKSFEGQEAIRHLFENEVIAVKAIFVPDTVREEGGNVIVEGPARGDFPGSPLRFTYRFTLSNGAIETLEVRL
- a CDS encoding SDR family oxidoreductase — translated: MTIKADPAEFAGKRVLVSGGTKGLGRATVERFLAGGARIITAARATNSPIEGVDYIEADLATAAGSEALAKAALERLGGIDILAHVIGGSKSPAGGFAALTDDHWFAELNLNLLAAVRLDRLLIPQMIERGRGTVVHVTSIQSVLPLPDSTTAYAAAKAALRTYSKSISKELGQKGVRVNSVSPGWIMTQAAGDFVERLQAANGGTIEDARQSVLDALGGIPIGRGAEPEEVADLIAYLASDRAAAIHGAEFVIDGGTIRTV
- a CDS encoding TRAP transporter substrate-binding protein, with the protein product MTKDVSRRGFMTKGALAGAAAAAGSTLAAPAIAQSLPTLRWRLTSGFPNNLDTIYGGAVVMADALNKITEGKFQIQVFQAGELLPGAQAIDAVRENTVEIAHTCGYYFTGKDPTFAIGSTIPFGLNGRQQNAWLYHGGGNEAYNEFLSNYGVIGIPGGATGAQMGGWFRKEINSLADLNGVKMRIAGVAGQVMSRLGVVPQQLPGGDIYPALERGTIDAAEWIGPYDDEKLGFYQIAKNYYYPAYWEGGLTIHFFINQAQYAGLPDTYKVALDTACKAANINMQALYDVKNTSAIRSLVAKGVQLRPLPRDVMDAAYKASFELYAEYSQQHPTWAKIYPGWKKFRDESFEWFRVAEYSYDSYMYAAQAAGR